From the Euzebya rosea genome, one window contains:
- a CDS encoding MXAN_6640 family putative metalloprotease — MRNLVVLTLIAVVWTMVGTSVSTAVPTTHAEASRHVLDDHVRFRPTTEGASDEFQAPEGQRYHVDTPHFRIHFTDTGPDAARIAFVKEAATVMEEVWDAEIERLGWPEPLPDQGLGGTDRTGRDLVDVYLVDLDDGPYGYVAADEENPCVLCRSVHGFLVLENDYVGYAPNPSDALRSTAAHEFAHLIHMRMAWDGEPWAYEATAVWMEQAVYPDADARTAYLQDFAALPELSLSDFSQGGGGFDRAYGAYVWNLWLAERYGDDMIRQVWQAAADTDSHLLGGYATVLADRGTSLDEEMVAFVAATAAWEVAGFPGEPLAYPTVSRAGTLTSGDVVTVVVDHAAAHVVDLEGVGDSVTITVRGPRHVAGGVALVASGAGRVVQAIDGTLFDGQATVTLDGIGEAGRVSVVVVNADTALARPKRPGDDRASYLNDDIEWVVGVDADPGMPLKR, encoded by the coding sequence GTGCGGAACCTGGTCGTCCTGACGCTGATCGCCGTCGTCTGGACGATGGTCGGAACCAGCGTGTCGACGGCCGTCCCCACCACCCATGCCGAAGCGAGCCGGCACGTCCTCGACGACCACGTCCGGTTCCGGCCCACCACCGAGGGGGCGTCCGACGAGTTCCAGGCACCCGAGGGACAGCGATACCACGTCGACACCCCGCACTTCCGCATCCACTTCACGGACACCGGACCCGACGCGGCCCGCATCGCCTTCGTCAAGGAGGCCGCGACGGTCATGGAGGAGGTGTGGGACGCCGAGATCGAGCGGCTCGGTTGGCCCGAACCCCTCCCCGACCAGGGGCTCGGGGGGACCGATCGCACCGGGCGGGACCTGGTGGACGTCTACCTGGTCGACCTCGACGACGGGCCCTACGGCTACGTCGCGGCGGACGAGGAGAACCCGTGCGTCCTGTGCCGCTCGGTCCACGGCTTCCTCGTCCTGGAGAACGACTACGTCGGCTACGCGCCCAACCCGTCGGATGCGCTGCGGTCGACCGCGGCCCACGAGTTCGCCCACCTGATCCACATGCGGATGGCCTGGGACGGGGAACCCTGGGCCTACGAGGCCACCGCCGTGTGGATGGAGCAGGCCGTCTACCCCGACGCCGATGCCCGCACCGCCTACCTGCAGGACTTCGCCGCCCTGCCGGAGCTGTCGTTGTCGGACTTCTCCCAGGGCGGAGGTGGCTTCGACCGTGCCTACGGCGCCTACGTCTGGAACCTGTGGCTGGCCGAGCGCTACGGCGACGACATGATCCGCCAGGTGTGGCAGGCGGCTGCCGACACCGACTCCCACCTGCTCGGCGGGTACGCGACCGTCCTGGCCGACCGAGGGACCTCCCTCGACGAGGAGATGGTGGCGTTCGTCGCCGCCACGGCCGCATGGGAGGTCGCCGGGTTCCCGGGCGAGCCCCTCGCCTACCCCACCGTGTCCCGCGCCGGCACGCTCACGAGCGGTGACGTGGTGACGGTCGTCGTCGACCACGCCGCGGCCCACGTCGTCGACCTCGAGGGTGTCGGTGACTCGGTCACGATCACCGTCCGCGGGCCCAGGCACGTGGCCGGCGGGGTGGCCCTCGTCGCGTCGGGTGCCGGTCGCGTGGTCCAGGCCATCGACGGGACGCTGTTCGACGGGCAGGCAACGGTGACGCTGGACGGCATCGGCGAGGCCGGCCGGGTGTCGGTTGTCGTGGTCAACGCCGACACCGCTCTGGCCCGCCCGAAGCGGCCGGGCGATGACCGCGCGTCCTACCTCAACGACGACATCGAGTGGGTCGTCGGCGTCGACGCCGACCCGGGAATGCCGCTGAAGCGCTGA
- the fabI gene encoding enoyl-ACP reductase FabI: MPQLLAGKRLLVTGVLTEASIAFATARMAQQLGAEIVLTGFGKGIRLTTRVAERLPSTPDVLEMDVTDTEQMGAVVAELGDRWGAVDGVVHAIGFAPASAIGGNFLETPWEDVATAVQVSTYSFASLARVMAPLLKAGGGGSYVGLDFDATVAWPSYDWMGVAKAGLESACRYTARELGPQGTRVNLVAAGPLKTMAARQIEGFKSFEDTWGERAPLGWDITDTEPVARVVCSLLGDWMPGVTGEIVHCDGGVHAIGA; the protein is encoded by the coding sequence CTGCCGCAGCTCCTGGCCGGCAAGCGCCTGCTCGTGACCGGTGTGCTGACCGAGGCGTCGATCGCCTTCGCCACGGCACGCATGGCCCAGCAGCTGGGCGCGGAGATCGTCCTGACCGGGTTCGGCAAGGGCATCCGCCTGACGACCCGTGTCGCCGAACGCCTGCCGTCCACCCCCGACGTGCTGGAGATGGACGTCACCGACACCGAGCAGATGGGTGCCGTCGTGGCCGAGCTAGGTGACCGCTGGGGTGCCGTCGACGGGGTCGTGCACGCCATCGGCTTCGCCCCGGCGAGCGCGATCGGCGGCAACTTCCTGGAGACCCCGTGGGAGGACGTCGCGACCGCGGTGCAGGTGTCCACCTACAGCTTCGCCTCGCTGGCACGGGTCATGGCCCCGCTGCTGAAGGCGGGCGGGGGCGGCTCGTACGTCGGCCTGGACTTCGACGCCACCGTCGCCTGGCCCAGCTACGACTGGATGGGGGTCGCCAAGGCCGGGCTGGAGAGCGCCTGCCGGTACACCGCCCGTGAGCTCGGCCCGCAGGGAACCCGGGTGAACCTCGTGGCCGCCGGCCCGCTGAAGACCATGGCCGCCCGGCAGATCGAGGGCTTCAAGTCCTTCGAGGACACGTGGGGCGAACGGGCGCCGCTGGGCTGGGACATCACCGACACCGAACCGGTGGCCCGCGTGGTCTGCAGCCTGCTCGGTGACTGGATGCCCGGTGTCACCGGTGAGATCGTCCACTGCGACGGGGGTGTGCACGCCATCGGCGCGTGA
- a CDS encoding flavin-containing monooxygenase: MLSLLLAKVPTSRPARSLRVVIVGAGFSGIAMALAMTRDGHADEMVIVDAADDLGGTWRDNTYPGCACDVPSPVYSLRDEPNDWPRFFSEQPDILRYMQRVADDHDLRRHIRFGTEIVRQEWDEATACWTLTTADGETIEADVVVNGVGPLTKAVIPDIPGRDDFAGPAFHSAHWRDDVQLAGARVGIIGTGASAVQIVPSIVDEVEEMTVFQRTPGWVLPKLDREFSGLERLLLRSVPGAHRLLREVTNLILEHGVWRMLERDPRVAARLRKAGTWNIHRAVGDPELREKLTPTIEPGCKRLLLSNTYYPALARDHVTVATEGIERITPSGVRLADGTEVELDVIIWGTGFDAHHFWAPMEVIGRDGQDLHDAWSDHGAAYNSLAAPGFPNTFFLLGPNSGTGHNSVVLMAEAQADYIVQALEHLRAGRADWLEPTREAADAYAEEMAERHADLVWASGCGSWYLNDDGVNDTLYPGRVGHYQRRVATFDPEAWSFGRRRVAPAEAEPAIA; the protein is encoded by the coding sequence ATGTTGAGCCTGCTCCTCGCCAAGGTGCCCACGTCCCGTCCAGCCCGGTCCCTGCGCGTGGTGATCGTCGGTGCCGGGTTCAGCGGCATCGCGATGGCCCTGGCGATGACGCGGGACGGACACGCCGACGAGATGGTGATCGTCGACGCCGCCGACGACCTGGGCGGCACCTGGCGCGACAACACCTACCCCGGGTGTGCCTGCGACGTGCCCTCCCCGGTCTACTCCCTGCGGGACGAACCCAACGACTGGCCACGCTTCTTCTCCGAGCAGCCCGACATCCTCCGCTACATGCAGCGGGTCGCCGACGACCACGACCTGCGTCGCCACATCCGGTTCGGTACCGAGATCGTCCGCCAGGAGTGGGACGAGGCCACCGCCTGCTGGACCCTGACGACCGCCGACGGCGAGACGATCGAGGCCGACGTCGTCGTCAACGGCGTGGGCCCGCTCACCAAGGCGGTGATCCCCGACATCCCCGGCCGCGACGACTTCGCCGGGCCCGCGTTCCACTCGGCCCACTGGCGCGACGACGTCCAGCTCGCCGGGGCCAGGGTCGGCATCATCGGGACCGGTGCGTCGGCGGTGCAGATCGTCCCGAGCATCGTCGACGAGGTCGAGGAGATGACGGTCTTCCAGCGCACACCCGGGTGGGTGCTGCCCAAGCTCGACCGAGAGTTCTCCGGCCTCGAACGACTGCTGCTCCGCAGTGTTCCCGGTGCCCACCGCCTCCTGCGCGAGGTCACCAACCTGATCCTCGAGCACGGCGTCTGGCGGATGCTCGAGCGGGACCCGCGTGTAGCCGCACGCCTGCGGAAGGCCGGCACCTGGAACATCCACCGGGCGGTGGGGGACCCAGAGCTCCGGGAGAAGCTGACCCCGACCATCGAGCCGGGCTGCAAGCGCCTGCTGCTGTCCAACACCTACTACCCGGCCCTCGCCCGGGATCACGTCACGGTCGCGACGGAGGGCATCGAACGGATCACCCCGTCGGGCGTCCGGCTGGCCGACGGCACCGAGGTCGAGCTCGACGTGATCATCTGGGGCACCGGCTTCGACGCCCACCACTTCTGGGCGCCGATGGAGGTCATCGGCCGTGACGGGCAGGACCTCCACGACGCCTGGTCCGATCACGGCGCGGCGTACAACTCCCTGGCCGCCCCGGGTTTCCCCAACACCTTCTTCCTCCTCGGGCCCAACAGCGGCACCGGGCACAACTCCGTCGTCCTGATGGCCGAGGCGCAGGCCGACTACATCGTCCAGGCGCTCGAGCACCTGCGGGCAGGCCGGGCCGACTGGCTGGAGCCGACCCGCGAGGCCGCCGACGCCTACGCCGAGGAGATGGCCGAACGACACGCGGACCTGGTGTGGGCGTCGGGCTGCGGCAGCTGGTACCTCAACGACGACGGCGTCAACGACACGCTCTACCCGGGACGCGTCGGGCACTACCAGCGACGGGTTGCGACCTTCGACCCCGAGGCGTGGTCCTTCGGCCGCCGGCGGGTGGCGCCCGCCGAGGCCGAACCGGCCATCGCCTGA
- a CDS encoding amidohydrolase produces MSPAGVTAAGMPERVLWVGRGLADVGGVDPSHRAVLVDGDHIAWTGPDPAAAPAHDRVEDLGEVWFAPGFVDAHVHATATGLERVGVTLAGAGSVSEALARVRAHVERTDPAVVHGTGWDDQAWPEQRPPTADELFEAAGGRPTVLFRVDGHSCVVDRGLLGSLDLRHVDQHVTRDVDGLPTGWLLEDAVAVAQTALVGLLGPEAIGRARRETCRAALALGITSLHEMGIPELSDIEDALAWADGDWPLEVHAYWADMAWQPGGPLRPGGDLFLDGSIGSCTAAASAPYLTNDGVRTNGALFHDDDAVTDFFVRATRAGLGAGVHAIGDDATGQAVRALSRAAEACGVDAVRRARHRIEHLELVSREDVATLGRLGVVASVQPAFDATWNGPGGLYEHRFGRERADVTNPFSWLTAHGVDMCFSSDSTVTPMDPWGGIRAAERHHGGLGIDRRTALSAATIGGHVAVGRDHLVGALLPGHRADLVAWPGDPVTDADPWDWSPTLVLAAGRAT; encoded by the coding sequence GTGAGCCCCGCAGGGGTGACCGCCGCGGGGATGCCCGAACGCGTCCTCTGGGTCGGCCGGGGCCTTGCCGACGTCGGCGGGGTCGACCCGAGCCATCGCGCCGTCCTGGTCGACGGCGACCACATCGCCTGGACCGGTCCCGACCCGGCCGCCGCCCCCGCCCACGACAGGGTCGAGGACCTCGGTGAGGTGTGGTTCGCCCCCGGGTTCGTCGACGCACACGTCCACGCCACCGCGACCGGGCTCGAACGGGTCGGCGTCACGCTCGCCGGCGCCGGATCGGTCAGCGAGGCCCTCGCCCGCGTCCGCGCCCACGTCGAGCGGACCGATCCGGCGGTCGTCCACGGCACCGGCTGGGACGACCAGGCGTGGCCCGAACAACGCCCGCCGACCGCCGATGAGCTGTTCGAGGCGGCTGGGGGTCGGCCGACGGTGCTGTTCCGCGTGGACGGGCACTCCTGCGTGGTCGACCGTGGACTGCTCGGCAGCCTCGACCTGCGCCACGTCGACCAGCACGTCACCCGCGACGTCGACGGCCTCCCGACGGGCTGGCTGCTGGAGGATGCCGTCGCTGTCGCCCAGACCGCGCTCGTGGGGCTCCTGGGCCCCGAGGCGATCGGCCGAGCACGCCGGGAGACCTGCCGGGCGGCGCTGGCGCTCGGCATCACCTCCCTCCACGAGATGGGCATCCCCGAGCTGTCCGACATCGAGGACGCCCTGGCCTGGGCCGACGGCGACTGGCCGCTGGAGGTACACGCCTACTGGGCCGACATGGCGTGGCAACCCGGGGGCCCCCTGCGACCCGGCGGTGACCTGTTCCTCGACGGCTCGATCGGCTCGTGCACCGCCGCCGCCAGCGCCCCCTACCTGACCAACGACGGGGTCCGGACCAACGGCGCGCTGTTCCACGACGACGACGCCGTGACCGACTTCTTCGTCCGGGCGACCAGGGCCGGCCTGGGTGCTGGCGTGCACGCCATCGGCGACGACGCCACCGGCCAGGCCGTGCGGGCCCTGTCGCGGGCCGCCGAGGCCTGCGGGGTCGACGCAGTCCGGCGGGCGCGGCACCGCATCGAACACCTCGAGCTCGTCAGCCGCGAGGACGTCGCGACGCTGGGACGCCTCGGTGTCGTGGCCAGCGTGCAACCGGCGTTCGACGCCACCTGGAACGGACCGGGTGGCCTGTACGAGCACCGCTTCGGCCGCGAACGCGCCGACGTGACCAACCCCTTCTCCTGGCTGACCGCCCACGGCGTCGACATGTGCTTCTCCTCCGACTCCACCGTCACCCCGATGGACCCGTGGGGCGGCATCCGGGCCGCCGAGCGGCACCACGGCGGCCTTGGCATCGACCGGCGGACCGCGCTTTCGGCCGCGACCATCGGCGGCCATGTCGCGGTCGGCCGCGACCACCTGGTCGGTGCGCTGCTCCCGGGGCACCGAGCCGACCTCGTCGCGTGGCCCGGAGACCCCGTCACGGACGCCGACCCCTGGGACTGGTCCCCCACCCTCGTGCTCGCCGCCGGACGCGCGACCTGA
- a CDS encoding MFS transporter has translation MQSTRPEPPMEETPASARRAAVLLGALIALTVVGSSAVAVAIPVVRSDLDLTVSDAAWIFSVFSLSMSVATAVFGRVADIFGLRRPLVVGVLVMALGAAIAASAPSLPILLGGRVLQGIGSGAVPVLANGIVAARWTGAARSAVFGSLFAVVSAVSGAGPIIGGGVETVLGWRWVVAIPVVAVLLIRPIVPMAPNTVRGGSFDGRGAALVSTLVSGVMLLLQSPTAGAAAGTVGAGLLLVSLPLLWRHTRRAPDGFLPHAVIGNPSIRAASIGGLVLLGGYFAALLAVPSLLAETQGWSSLAIGLAMLPAAAAGAVGSRVVGRLLARGGHFRIASGVAAGSVACLLLAGFGGGSPWLLVLGVAGASIGFSGGSVALNDRVTLAADDSFLGVALGMVNMVQFVGGAIGTALLGGLSGLVALHTALGLAAALPALGLVVLVRAARRDAADPSPSPIAA, from the coding sequence GTGCAGTCGACCCGCCCCGAACCCCCGATGGAGGAGACGCCCGCATCCGCCCGGCGGGCCGCGGTGCTGCTCGGGGCGCTCATCGCCCTGACCGTCGTCGGATCGAGCGCGGTCGCCGTGGCCATCCCCGTCGTGCGCTCGGACCTCGACCTCACCGTCAGCGACGCCGCATGGATCTTCTCGGTGTTCAGCCTGTCGATGTCGGTCGCCACCGCGGTGTTCGGACGGGTGGCCGACATCTTTGGCCTGCGGCGACCGTTGGTCGTGGGCGTGCTGGTCATGGCGCTCGGTGCCGCGATCGCCGCGTCGGCCCCGTCGTTGCCGATCCTGCTGGGGGGCCGGGTGCTGCAGGGCATCGGCAGCGGCGCCGTGCCCGTGCTGGCCAACGGCATCGTGGCGGCGCGCTGGACCGGTGCCGCCCGTTCGGCGGTGTTCGGCAGCCTCTTCGCCGTCGTGTCGGCCGTCAGCGGCGCCGGGCCGATCATCGGTGGCGGCGTGGAGACGGTACTCGGGTGGCGATGGGTGGTGGCCATCCCCGTCGTCGCGGTCCTGCTGATCCGGCCGATCGTCCCGATGGCACCCAACACCGTGCGTGGTGGCAGCTTCGACGGTCGCGGCGCCGCGCTGGTCTCGACGCTGGTCTCGGGCGTCATGTTGTTGCTGCAGTCCCCCACCGCAGGCGCGGCTGCCGGGACGGTCGGCGCCGGCCTGCTGCTGGTGTCACTCCCGTTGTTGTGGCGCCACACCCGCCGGGCCCCCGACGGCTTCCTGCCCCACGCCGTGATCGGCAACCCGTCGATCCGTGCCGCGAGCATCGGCGGCCTCGTGCTGCTCGGCGGCTACTTCGCCGCCCTGCTCGCCGTGCCCAGCCTGCTCGCGGAGACCCAGGGATGGTCCTCCCTCGCCATCGGCCTGGCGATGCTGCCGGCCGCAGCCGCCGGGGCCGTCGGGTCCCGTGTCGTCGGGCGCCTCCTGGCCCGGGGCGGCCACTTCCGCATCGCATCCGGCGTCGCGGCCGGGTCGGTCGCCTGCCTGCTGCTGGCCGGTTTCGGTGGCGGGTCGCCGTGGCTGCTCGTGCTGGGCGTGGCCGGGGCGTCCATCGGCTTCAGCGGCGGCAGCGTCGCCCTCAACGACCGGGTCACGCTGGCGGCCGACGACTCGTTCCTCGGCGTCGCGCTCGGCATGGTCAACATGGTCCAGTTCGTCGGTGGGGCGATCGGCACGGCGCTCCTGGGTGGGCTCAGTGGCCTGGTCGCGCTGCACACGGCCCTCGGCCTGGCTGCGGCCCTGCCGGCGCTCGGCCTGGTCGTCCTCGTCCGCGCCGCCCGCCGCGACGCCGCTGACCCCTCCCCTTCCCCCATCGCCGCCTGA
- a CDS encoding peptide chain release factor 3 has protein sequence MSSTPAPSASIGTAAFTDAVGRRRTFAIISHPDAGKTTLTEKFLLYAGAVGEAGAVKSRRVARAARSDWMKLEQERGISVSSTVLHFAYRDWRFNLLDTPGHADFSEDTYRTLCAADAAVMVLDIAKGLEPQTLKLFQVCRDRGLPIVTFVNKCDRPGLPPLGLLDEITEQIGLQPVPITWPVADGSDFAGIVDRRTDELVRYDRTAHGARKGQEVVEPWATADPKGCPPDRWDAAKEELELLDMEERELDQDAFLGGTQTPVFFGSALQNFGVRLLLEGFAELAPAPSASPVDQPADVGARPVAAPFAGQVFKVQANMNPRHRDRMAFLRVNSGTFERGMSATLARTGRTYQLKYAHQLFAADRNTVDLAVAGDIVGLVNAADLVPGDTLYTDDAVTFPPIPTFAPEKFVSVRTTDTKRYKQFRKGLVQLDEEGVIHVLRRPEFGDQEPILAGVGQLQFEVAEHRFEHEFGCPVRMQPLQWEVARRIDSSAVDALRGQFKTMVVEDSQGNHMALFASSVALDKAERDHPDITFEPLGTGLARRVAA, from the coding sequence ATGTCCTCCACCCCCGCCCCCAGCGCCAGCATCGGCACCGCCGCGTTCACCGACGCGGTCGGCCGGCGGCGCACGTTCGCGATCATCTCCCACCCCGACGCGGGAAAGACGACGCTGACGGAGAAGTTCCTGCTGTACGCGGGGGCCGTGGGCGAAGCGGGGGCCGTCAAGTCCCGTCGGGTCGCCCGTGCCGCACGAAGCGACTGGATGAAGCTGGAGCAGGAGCGCGGCATCTCGGTGTCCTCCACGGTCCTGCACTTCGCCTACCGGGACTGGCGCTTCAACCTGCTGGACACCCCCGGACACGCCGACTTCTCCGAGGACACCTACCGAACGCTCTGCGCCGCCGACGCCGCGGTGATGGTGCTCGACATCGCCAAGGGCCTCGAGCCGCAGACGCTCAAGCTGTTCCAGGTCTGCCGTGACCGCGGCCTGCCGATCGTGACGTTCGTCAACAAGTGCGACCGACCCGGCCTGCCGCCGCTCGGGCTGCTCGACGAGATCACCGAGCAGATCGGCCTGCAGCCGGTCCCGATCACCTGGCCGGTGGCCGACGGGTCGGACTTCGCCGGGATCGTCGACCGTCGCACCGACGAGCTCGTGCGCTACGACCGCACCGCCCACGGCGCCCGCAAGGGCCAGGAGGTCGTCGAACCCTGGGCGACCGCCGACCCGAAGGGGTGCCCGCCCGACCGCTGGGACGCGGCCAAGGAGGAGCTGGAGCTGCTGGACATGGAGGAGCGCGAGCTGGACCAGGACGCCTTCCTGGGTGGCACGCAGACCCCGGTGTTCTTCGGCTCGGCCCTGCAGAACTTCGGGGTGCGCCTGCTGCTGGAGGGGTTCGCCGAGCTCGCCCCCGCACCGTCTGCCTCGCCCGTCGACCAGCCCGCCGACGTCGGTGCCCGTCCGGTCGCCGCACCCTTCGCCGGCCAGGTGTTCAAGGTCCAGGCCAACATGAACCCCCGCCATCGTGACCGCATGGCCTTCCTGCGCGTCAACTCGGGCACCTTCGAGCGGGGCATGAGCGCCACCCTTGCGAGGACCGGCCGGACCTACCAGCTGAAGTACGCCCACCAGCTGTTCGCGGCGGACCGCAACACCGTGGACCTGGCCGTCGCCGGCGACATCGTGGGTCTGGTCAACGCCGCCGACCTCGTGCCGGGCGACACGCTGTACACCGACGACGCCGTGACGTTCCCGCCCATCCCGACCTTCGCCCCGGAGAAGTTCGTGTCGGTGCGGACCACCGACACCAAGCGCTACAAGCAGTTCCGCAAGGGGCTGGTGCAGCTGGACGAGGAGGGGGTCATCCACGTGCTGCGCCGTCCCGAGTTCGGTGACCAGGAACCAATCCTCGCCGGCGTCGGGCAGCTGCAGTTCGAGGTCGCCGAGCATCGCTTCGAGCACGAGTTCGGGTGCCCCGTCCGCATGCAGCCTCTCCAGTGGGAGGTGGCGCGACGCATCGACTCCAGCGCCGTCGATGCGCTGCGGGGGCAGTTCAAGACGATGGTCGTGGAGGACTCCCAGGGCAACCACATGGCCCTCTTCGCGTCCTCCGTGGCCCTGGACAAGGCCGAGCGCGACCACCCCGACATCACCTTCGAACCGCTCGGGACGGGCCTGGCCCGCCGCGTCGCAGCCTGA
- a CDS encoding patatin-like phospholipase family protein, with product MTTLGIVLGGGGARGLAHVGVLRALADVDVHPDVVVGVSMGAVVGATYAARPDWLAALQSLDRSALPGHENLVGAEGMDLLMAVVRSAVRMAPKVVSFGVNGYEDFGRRTMAELLGGTPAFADLRIPFAAVATDLAGGRRAVLDAGDVTDAVMASAALPVLTKPLELEQGRYLDGGFADPAPVDVARAMGADVVVMVHVGSAPIGLGDATVDGALKGVLRGLEIGVAEFVQSRLVQADVVVAPPFGAGVSWLSFDRADDLAQLGYDAMRDQLGAVLELLDG from the coding sequence ATGACCACGCTCGGAATCGTCCTCGGTGGAGGCGGCGCCCGCGGGCTGGCCCATGTCGGGGTCCTCCGCGCGCTCGCCGACGTCGACGTGCATCCCGACGTCGTGGTGGGGGTGTCGATGGGGGCCGTCGTGGGCGCGACCTACGCCGCACGGCCCGACTGGCTGGCGGCGTTGCAGTCGCTGGACCGCAGCGCCCTGCCCGGTCACGAGAACCTCGTGGGTGCCGAGGGGATGGACCTGCTGATGGCGGTCGTCCGCAGCGCCGTCCGCATGGCACCGAAGGTCGTCAGCTTCGGCGTGAACGGCTACGAGGACTTCGGGCGGCGCACGATGGCCGAGCTGCTGGGGGGCACCCCCGCGTTCGCCGACCTTCGCATCCCGTTCGCGGCCGTCGCCACCGACCTCGCCGGCGGCCGGCGGGCGGTGCTCGACGCGGGTGACGTGACCGACGCCGTGATGGCAAGCGCTGCCCTGCCGGTGCTGACCAAGCCGCTGGAGCTCGAGCAGGGTCGCTACCTCGACGGCGGCTTCGCCGACCCGGCGCCCGTCGACGTGGCCCGTGCGATGGGTGCCGACGTCGTGGTGATGGTGCACGTCGGGTCGGCCCCGATCGGCCTGGGCGACGCGACGGTGGACGGGGCCCTCAAGGGCGTCCTGCGCGGCCTCGAGATCGGCGTCGCCGAGTTCGTCCAGTCACGCCTCGTTCAGGCCGACGTGGTCGTCGCCCCGCCGTTCGGCGCGGGGGTGTCGTGGCTGTCGTTCGACCGGGCCGACGACCTGGCCCAGCTCGGCTACGACGCCATGCGCGACCAGCTCGGCGCCGTGCTGGAGCTGCTGGACGGGTGA
- the aat gene encoding leucyl/phenylalanyl-tRNA--protein transferase gives MFPDPRLAPADAPLAIGEDYRPSTLVEAYRNGIFPWPDGSGEVFWWSPDPRAVFVVGSVKRSRSLRQVIRRGDLHVTFDTAFPAVMAACAQRAEEGTWITRRMRAAYEALHRMGHAHSVEVWRDGTLVGGLYGITIGGVFTGESMFHRVSNASKVALVALDDHLLERGFALIDAQLHTDHLESMGARMVGRSSFLDVLHAVRDAPITFL, from the coding sequence ATGTTCCCCGACCCGAGGCTCGCGCCGGCGGATGCGCCGCTGGCCATCGGTGAGGACTACCGTCCATCGACCCTGGTGGAGGCCTACCGCAACGGCATCTTCCCGTGGCCGGACGGCAGCGGTGAGGTCTTCTGGTGGTCGCCGGACCCCCGCGCGGTGTTCGTCGTCGGGTCGGTCAAGCGATCCCGGTCGTTGCGTCAGGTGATCCGCAGGGGCGACCTCCACGTCACCTTCGACACGGCCTTCCCGGCGGTGATGGCCGCCTGCGCCCAACGGGCGGAGGAGGGGACGTGGATCACCCGGCGCATGCGCGCGGCCTACGAGGCGCTGCACCGCATGGGCCACGCCCACTCCGTGGAGGTGTGGAGGGACGGCACCCTGGTGGGTGGCCTGTACGGCATCACCATCGGTGGGGTCTTCACCGGCGAGTCAATGTTCCATCGGGTCAGCAACGCCTCGAAGGTGGCGCTCGTCGCCCTGGACGACCACCTGCTCGAGCGGGGCTTCGCCCTCATCGACGCCCAGCTGCACACCGACCACCTCGAGTCGATGGGGGCCCGCATGGTGGGCCGGTCGTCCTTCCTCGACGTGCTGCACGCCGTCCGGGACGCGCCGATCACGTTCCTGTGA